One window from the genome of Gimesia aquarii encodes:
- a CDS encoding DUF5658 family protein has protein sequence MEETHSEPPEEKKKGPIWTHQLPLERETCIFILVNALDVFMTYILLVTGNFRESNQIANFFLASWGIKGMVYFKFGLVAVVTIIAQIVARKKFNTGRNLLNFGSLVVAGVVIYSVALFIRSGYLFG, from the coding sequence ATGGAAGAAACTCATTCTGAACCTCCCGAAGAAAAAAAGAAGGGGCCTATCTGGACTCATCAGCTACCGTTGGAGCGTGAAACCTGCATCTTCATCCTGGTGAATGCGCTCGATGTCTTCATGACTTATATCCTGTTGGTGACAGGTAATTTCAGAGAGTCAAACCAGATCGCGAATTTCTTTCTCGCCAGTTGGGGAATCAAAGGAATGGTCTATTTTAAATTTGGACTGGTTGCGGTCGTGACGATAATTGCACAAATCGTTGCCAGGAAAAAGTTCAACACAGGACGCAACTTATTGAACTTCGGCTCGTTGGTTGTAGCAGGAGTTGTGATTTATAGTGTCGCACTCTTTATTCGGTCGGGGTACCTGTTTGGCTAA
- a CDS encoding HAD family hydrolase — MHICLFDIDGTLIDTGGAGQRSILHMLEEEFQVSAPVEGIPTAGRTDHAIMTDLFKYFNIPNTSENRKRFETGYLNLLAEKLKEKRGRVLPGIKSILEALSQHAHVDLGLLTGNFEHGARQKLEHYDLDHFFEFGAYGDHHSDRNDVAHVALNQIQERHAPELLEAASIWVIGDTPSDIHCARAIGANVIAVATGVYSLEELRDCEPDYLFAHLEEIEPVLSLFPPPENKN; from the coding sequence ATGCACATCTGCTTGTTTGATATTGATGGAACATTGATCGATACCGGTGGAGCCGGCCAACGCTCGATCTTGCATATGCTGGAAGAAGAGTTTCAGGTCTCCGCTCCCGTTGAAGGGATTCCCACCGCAGGGAGAACCGATCATGCCATCATGACGGATCTGTTCAAGTATTTTAATATTCCCAATACCAGCGAGAATCGAAAACGATTTGAAACAGGGTATCTGAATCTGCTTGCAGAAAAACTAAAAGAGAAACGAGGGCGCGTGCTGCCAGGAATCAAATCCATTCTGGAAGCGCTCTCCCAACACGCGCATGTCGACCTGGGTCTGCTGACTGGCAATTTTGAACATGGAGCTCGTCAAAAGCTGGAACACTACGATCTGGACCACTTTTTTGAGTTTGGTGCCTATGGTGATCATCATTCAGACCGAAACGACGTCGCTCATGTAGCATTGAACCAGATTCAAGAACGTCATGCTCCAGAATTACTCGAAGCTGCTTCGATTTGGGTCATCGGAGATACTCCCAGCGATATTCACTGTGCTCGCGCAATTGGGGCTAATGTCATCGCTGTCGCCACGGGCGTTTATTCACTGGAGGAACTCAGAGATTGCGAGCCTGACTACCTGTTTGCACATCTTGAAGAGATCGAACCCGTTCTTTCGCTCTTCCCTCCACCAGAAAACAAAAACTAA
- a CDS encoding helicase HerA domain-containing protein, translated as MTDQPYEKLGAFYLGREHDLENDTTKNDLVLYDSKDLTTHAVCVGMTGSGKTGLCLSLLEEAAIDDIPVIAIDPKGDLGNLLLTFPDLKPADFRPWVEESEAIRKGKTPDEFARWTAELWKQGLADWQQDASRIERLRSAVDMAIYTPGSNAGLPISVLKSFDAPSEAVLNDSDAFRDRIMSAVSGLLALLKIDADPINSREHILLSNILSNAWKEKRNVSVASLIQEIQAPPFEKIGFLDLDTFYPSKDRMKLSMQLNNLLASPGFEAWMQGDALNIERLLMTKQGKPRISVLSIAHLSESERMFFVTVLLNEVLAWVRSQSGTSSLRAILYMDEVFGYFPPTANPPSKTPMLTLLKQARAFGLGVVLSTQNPVDLDYKGLSNTGTWFIGRLQTERDKARVLDGLESASGTAGSQFDRQQMESILSDLGSRVFLLHNVHEDAPVIFHTRWALSYLRGPLTRNQIKTLMEPRKIAVAETKANTTAAAPTIAAAPESDPSQPPPIPAEIKQRIFTPSTMLTKGSRLVYRPGIIGVAKLRYADAKSKVDLWQDVAMLAAITGDLPESLWDEATLIPPGNLEYDDETAKQAQFAEVASEMTKPAQYRTWSKKLKTWLYQEHPLKLWFSASPKLYSEPNEDEASFRARLKQLMREKRDLQIEKLRTKYASKFETIKNRIRTAEERVAREEAQYSDKKMSTFLSIGTTIFGALMGRKIASATNVRKASTAARNMGKAAKEHGDIGRAKEALEVQQQKYADLEETFQQELDELEEPIHPEDFEIEEYPVRPRKSDLMVNEVSFIWLPWSVDSTGISQPLYRLDEE; from the coding sequence ATGACTGATCAACCCTATGAAAAGCTGGGCGCATTTTATCTAGGTCGAGAACATGATCTGGAAAACGATACAACCAAAAACGATTTGGTATTGTACGACAGCAAAGATCTGACCACACATGCGGTTTGTGTCGGCATGACCGGCAGCGGCAAGACCGGACTCTGTTTATCGTTACTGGAAGAAGCCGCCATCGATGATATTCCCGTCATCGCCATCGACCCCAAAGGAGATCTGGGAAACCTGTTGCTTACCTTTCCCGATTTGAAACCAGCTGACTTTCGCCCCTGGGTTGAAGAAAGTGAAGCGATCCGCAAAGGAAAAACTCCCGACGAATTCGCGCGTTGGACTGCCGAACTCTGGAAACAAGGCCTGGCCGACTGGCAGCAGGATGCCTCCCGCATCGAGCGCCTGCGGTCTGCCGTTGATATGGCTATCTATACGCCCGGTAGCAACGCCGGTTTGCCAATCTCTGTCTTAAAATCATTTGATGCACCGAGTGAGGCTGTGTTGAATGATAGCGACGCGTTTCGAGACCGCATCATGTCGGCGGTCTCTGGTTTGTTGGCGTTATTGAAAATCGACGCCGACCCCATTAATAGCCGTGAACACATTCTACTCTCGAATATTCTCAGCAATGCCTGGAAAGAAAAACGTAACGTCTCCGTTGCCAGTCTGATTCAGGAAATTCAGGCCCCCCCTTTCGAAAAGATTGGCTTTCTGGACCTGGATACGTTTTATCCTTCCAAAGATCGAATGAAACTCTCGATGCAATTGAACAATCTACTCGCCTCTCCGGGATTTGAAGCCTGGATGCAGGGAGACGCATTGAACATAGAGCGTCTGTTAATGACGAAACAAGGCAAGCCACGCATCTCCGTGCTCTCGATCGCACATCTTTCCGAATCAGAACGCATGTTTTTTGTGACGGTTCTCCTCAATGAAGTACTCGCCTGGGTGCGCAGTCAATCGGGCACGTCGAGTTTGCGTGCCATCCTGTATATGGACGAGGTCTTTGGTTACTTTCCTCCCACCGCCAACCCACCTTCTAAAACGCCGATGTTGACTTTGTTAAAACAGGCTCGTGCCTTTGGGCTAGGAGTGGTCCTTTCCACACAAAATCCGGTCGATCTGGATTACAAAGGCCTCTCGAACACAGGCACCTGGTTTATCGGCCGTCTGCAAACCGAACGCGACAAAGCACGAGTTCTGGATGGTCTGGAAAGTGCTTCAGGCACGGCGGGCAGTCAATTTGATCGGCAGCAAATGGAATCGATTTTGTCTGACTTGGGAAGCCGAGTCTTCCTGTTGCACAACGTGCATGAGGATGCCCCCGTCATATTCCACACGAGATGGGCACTCTCCTATCTGCGCGGCCCGTTGACACGCAACCAGATTAAAACGCTGATGGAACCCCGCAAGATCGCAGTCGCTGAAACAAAAGCCAATACAACTGCGGCAGCACCAACCATTGCTGCCGCGCCCGAAAGCGATCCGAGCCAGCCTCCACCGATTCCTGCTGAAATCAAACAACGCATCTTTACCCCGTCGACCATGTTGACCAAAGGAAGTCGCCTCGTTTATCGACCGGGAATTATTGGTGTGGCAAAGCTACGCTATGCCGACGCCAAGTCGAAAGTCGATCTCTGGCAAGATGTCGCGATGCTGGCTGCGATCACGGGCGACCTGCCGGAATCACTTTGGGATGAGGCGACTCTGATTCCTCCCGGCAATCTGGAATACGACGATGAAACTGCAAAACAGGCCCAGTTTGCGGAAGTAGCCAGCGAGATGACAAAACCCGCACAGTATCGTACATGGAGCAAGAAACTGAAGACCTGGCTCTATCAGGAGCATCCACTCAAGCTGTGGTTTAGCGCCAGCCCGAAACTGTATTCCGAACCAAACGAAGATGAAGCGTCATTTCGTGCACGACTCAAACAACTGATGCGTGAAAAACGCGATTTACAAATTGAGAAATTGCGCACTAAGTATGCATCCAAATTTGAAACCATCAAAAACCGAATCCGAACGGCTGAGGAACGTGTGGCGCGAGAAGAAGCACAATATAGTGACAAAAAAATGAGTACGTTTCTTTCAATTGGAACCACCATTTTCGGAGCCCTCATGGGTAGAAAGATCGCCAGTGCCACGAATGTGCGGAAAGCCTCCACAGCCGCCCGCAACATGGGAAAAGCGGCTAAAGAGCATGGCGACATCGGACGCGCCAAAGAAGCATTGGAAGTACAACAACAAAAATACGCCGACCTCGAAGAAACATTTCAACAGGAATTAGATGAGCTGGAAGAACCCATTCATCCTGAAGATTTCGAGATCGAAGAATATCCCGTCCGCCCACGCAAGTCCGACTTAATGGTGAACGAAGTCTCGTTTATCTGGCTTCCCTGGTCTGTCGACTCAACTGGCATCAGCCAGCCCCTCTATCGATTGGACGAAGAGTAG
- a CDS encoding TIM barrel protein, translating into MAVDFHSQIEQETSRRDFLKTSSLLGFGALTAGSLISDTQLSAGVQKKAAPEKNKLSLAAYSFHRYMKQSWPKPRPKKTPVTMNIMDFVRYCGELKLDGCELTSYYFPNPVSNDYLRQTKDLAGSLGLEVSGTAIGNDFCLPKGAARDAQLKMTRQWIDYSAALGAPVIRIFAGRVPKGGNETEAIKMCQKGINESLKYAEQKGVSLALENHGGITSTPEQMMRIIDGVNKAPNFGINFDSGNFRTEDPYADLKKIAPLAINAQIKVEMGMRGKEVPADIPRIIKILKDAHYKNFIVLEYEAKEEPKEAIPGYINELRKLV; encoded by the coding sequence ATGGCAGTTGATTTCCATTCTCAGATCGAGCAAGAAACCAGTAGACGCGACTTTCTGAAAACCTCTTCCCTTTTGGGATTCGGAGCGCTGACCGCAGGCTCCCTGATTTCAGACACACAATTGTCAGCGGGAGTTCAGAAGAAAGCCGCTCCAGAAAAAAACAAACTGAGTCTGGCCGCCTATTCATTTCATCGTTATATGAAACAAAGCTGGCCCAAGCCGCGACCGAAGAAAACCCCAGTGACGATGAACATCATGGATTTTGTTCGCTACTGCGGCGAACTGAAACTCGATGGTTGCGAATTGACCAGCTATTATTTTCCAAATCCTGTCAGCAATGATTATCTCAGGCAGACAAAAGACCTGGCCGGTTCACTGGGGCTGGAAGTCTCTGGCACTGCAATCGGCAACGATTTCTGTCTTCCCAAAGGTGCAGCCCGTGATGCCCAACTCAAAATGACACGTCAGTGGATCGACTATTCGGCCGCCCTCGGGGCTCCCGTCATCCGAATTTTTGCAGGCCGCGTTCCCAAAGGGGGAAATGAAACCGAGGCGATCAAAATGTGTCAGAAAGGCATTAATGAATCCCTCAAATATGCCGAGCAAAAAGGAGTGAGTCTGGCACTCGAAAATCATGGAGGGATTACTTCTACGCCTGAGCAGATGATGAGAATCATTGATGGTGTTAACAAGGCACCTAATTTTGGAATTAATTTTGATAGTGGAAATTTCCGAACAGAAGATCCTTACGCTGATCTCAAAAAAATCGCTCCCCTGGCAATTAATGCTCAGATCAAAGTGGAAATGGGAATGCGCGGCAAAGAGGTTCCCGCCGATATTCCACGTATTATTAAAATTTTGAAAGATGCGCACTATAAGAATTTTATTGTGCTAGAATACGAAGCAAAAGAAGAACCCAAAGAAGCGATCCCTGGTTACATCAACGAATTACGTAAACTGGTTTAA
- a CDS encoding RsmE family RNA methyltransferase: MPHRFYFEGSLDPDQLLLEGGEAHHGLHVLRLQVGDSVLVFNGTGAEAEGVIIKTSRKTIEIKVSERRETPVETQVPLILATAVPKGDRFRWLVEKAAELGVNKLVPLITERSSVDPGENRLKKLQQTIVAAAKQSGQTRMMELGALQKWDDFLEEASRSESQMLVADPEGTRLDVLNMNSTNASSGSLVLLIGPEGGFSPEELESALEQGAKPIKLSKGILRIETAAILFAGLIRLTTDQPG, translated from the coding sequence ATGCCACACCGATTTTATTTTGAAGGTTCTTTAGACCCCGATCAGTTGCTTTTGGAAGGCGGCGAAGCACATCACGGGCTACACGTCTTACGCCTGCAGGTCGGTGATTCTGTGCTGGTATTTAACGGAACGGGAGCTGAAGCAGAGGGTGTCATTATAAAAACCTCACGCAAAACCATCGAAATTAAGGTGAGCGAGCGACGCGAAACCCCTGTTGAGACACAGGTTCCCTTGATTTTAGCCACTGCAGTCCCGAAAGGAGATCGCTTTCGCTGGTTGGTTGAGAAGGCAGCGGAGTTAGGTGTCAATAAGTTGGTGCCCCTGATTACCGAACGTAGTAGTGTTGATCCGGGCGAGAACCGTTTGAAAAAATTACAACAGACGATCGTCGCGGCAGCGAAGCAGTCAGGTCAAACCCGCATGATGGAATTAGGGGCTCTGCAGAAGTGGGATGATTTTTTAGAAGAAGCCTCTCGCTCCGAGTCTCAGATGTTAGTTGCGGATCCAGAGGGAACAAGGCTCGATGTTTTGAACATGAATTCAACAAACGCTTCGTCCGGCTCTTTGGTATTACTGATTGGGCCAGAAGGAGGTTTTTCTCCTGAAGAGCTCGAATCGGCATTGGAACAAGGCGCAAAGCCGATCAAGTTGAGCAAGGGGATATTACGAATTGAAACGGCGGCGATTTTATTTGCCGGGTTGATTCGCCTGACTACCGACCAGCCGGGGTGA
- a CDS encoding ExeA family protein: MYCDFWNFTQAPFNQRLDLEYFFESELHEEALARLLFVAEEQKKGAVFTGPSGTGKTLTLKVLQYLLKRSPHRCEYIDLLGLTEEEFLWQVCAQLRLGPAHTTALPQLWRSLADYLTGLQLTQSRVILLLDHVDKSHAECLKSIERLLHSGNQEYPSLSIVTTFENLNSGQAANVSHLSDLAIELAPFDLETTQNYIVHRLSQSGCSKSVFTDDAFEEIQKTAEGTPQKINQICDLALLAGYEQSLEEIDSSVIKSANLEIKGAPTSTNRISEVMQGV, translated from the coding sequence ATGTATTGCGATTTCTGGAATTTCACACAAGCTCCCTTCAATCAACGACTGGATCTGGAATATTTTTTCGAAAGCGAGCTCCACGAAGAGGCGCTCGCACGGCTTTTATTTGTCGCTGAAGAACAAAAAAAAGGCGCTGTCTTTACAGGTCCTTCGGGCACAGGTAAAACACTCACCCTGAAAGTACTTCAGTATTTATTGAAACGCAGCCCGCATCGCTGTGAATACATTGATCTCCTTGGCTTAACAGAAGAGGAATTTCTGTGGCAGGTCTGTGCCCAGTTACGTCTGGGGCCAGCTCACACGACCGCACTGCCTCAACTTTGGCGATCCCTGGCCGATTATCTCACTGGTCTCCAATTGACTCAAAGCCGCGTCATCTTGCTCCTGGATCATGTGGATAAAAGTCATGCTGAGTGTCTCAAGTCGATTGAACGGTTACTGCATTCCGGAAACCAGGAATACCCTTCGTTATCTATTGTGACGACCTTTGAAAATTTGAACTCCGGACAGGCAGCCAACGTATCTCATTTATCAGATCTCGCCATCGAACTCGCGCCATTCGACCTGGAAACGACCCAAAACTATATCGTTCATCGTCTGAGTCAATCAGGTTGTTCAAAGTCTGTGTTTACTGATGACGCATTCGAAGAAATTCAGAAAACGGCAGAAGGAACGCCACAAAAAATCAATCAGATTTGTGATCTAGCACTCCTGGCAGGATATGAGCAAAGTCTGGAAGAAATAGACTCGAGCGTGATCAAAAGTGCAAACCTTGAAATAAAAGGCGCTCCTACATCCACAAACCGCATTTCCGAAGTCATGCAAGGTGTATAG
- the leuS gene encoding leucine--tRNA ligase, whose product MPRYDAKRIETKWQEYWDQKETFKAGDFVEGKDKLYVLDMFPYPSGDGLHVGHPEGYTATDIVCRHARMQGKQVLHPMGWDAFGLPAEQHAIKTGTNPRVTTQKNIDTFRRQLKMLGFSYDWSREFSTTDPDYFRWTQWIFLQLFESWFDGECEWTGPDGKKRVGRARPISELPIPDKVKSEGEEAVRHYQNRQRLAYQHEAPVNWCPALGTVLANEEIIDGKSERGGHPVERIPLRQWMLRITRYGDRLIDGLEGLDWSESIKSLQKNWIGRSEGAEVDFFVGAEHESDSLDQAFKIWNASRGASGFPEEPDADVLRIYTTRPDTLYGATYMVLAPEHPFVDRLTTADQKQAVETYRHQAALKSDLDRTDLAKEKTGVFTGSYAVNPVNGAQIPIWIADYVLISYGTGAIMAVPAHDLRDWEFAVEFNLPIIPVVEPPAGYEPSKEESALEADIEGAKRTPFSGLGTAIHSGEFDGMKTAEFKKKITANLVDQGLGKGAVNYRLRDWLFSRQHFWGEPFPIWHELDAEGKITGLMRPDPEESLPVELPELKEYKPAGTPDPPLSAAPDEWLFKTDSDGTRLYREVNSMPQWAGSCWYYLRFADPKNNEHFVDPENEKNWLPVDLYIGGGEHAVLHLLYARFWHQVLFDRGHVTCAEPFQKLVNQGMILGDVELTGFQTADGDWVSSKAVEESDESETKWIEKTTKDPIIAVKLQSDQVQKQGEDFTLVEDPTIYVSSRAYKMSKSRGNVINPDFVVEQYGADALRMYEMFMGPLEATKPWSMSGVDGVSRFLGRVWRLMVEERAEAVTLSDVVSDDKPSEDQLRILHKTIKAVTEDIQKLSFNTAISRMMEFTNAMGQEKVRSKAVLSDFVLILSPFAPHIAEELWSVLGHTDSLAYQPWPNYDESLLQESVVEIPVQVNGKLRAKISIAVDADQATMQQAAEQDETVVRFLEGKTVVKTIVVPGRMVNFVVK is encoded by the coding sequence ATGCCTCGTTATGACGCCAAGCGGATCGAAACCAAATGGCAGGAATATTGGGATCAAAAGGAAACTTTCAAGGCAGGAGATTTTGTTGAAGGCAAAGACAAGCTCTATGTGCTTGATATGTTTCCCTACCCGTCTGGCGATGGTTTACACGTAGGGCATCCGGAGGGATATACGGCAACGGATATTGTCTGCCGTCATGCCCGCATGCAAGGCAAGCAGGTTTTGCATCCCATGGGCTGGGATGCCTTTGGTTTACCCGCCGAACAGCATGCTATTAAAACAGGCACGAATCCCCGTGTCACCACTCAAAAGAACATCGATACGTTTCGTCGTCAGTTGAAAATGTTAGGTTTTAGTTATGACTGGAGCCGCGAATTTTCCACGACCGATCCTGACTACTTCCGCTGGACCCAGTGGATCTTTCTCCAATTGTTCGAGTCCTGGTTTGATGGTGAGTGTGAGTGGACAGGTCCGGATGGTAAAAAACGCGTCGGTCGTGCCCGACCGATTAGCGAGTTGCCGATCCCTGACAAAGTGAAATCAGAGGGTGAGGAGGCGGTCCGCCATTATCAGAACCGTCAGCGATTGGCTTATCAGCATGAAGCGCCAGTCAACTGGTGTCCTGCTTTAGGAACGGTTTTGGCGAATGAAGAAATCATCGATGGCAAAAGTGAACGAGGGGGGCATCCCGTCGAACGAATTCCTTTACGTCAGTGGATGTTGCGGATCACCAGATATGGAGATCGGTTGATCGACGGTTTAGAAGGACTCGACTGGTCTGAATCGATCAAGTCGTTGCAAAAAAACTGGATCGGTCGCAGTGAAGGTGCTGAAGTCGATTTCTTTGTCGGTGCCGAACACGAAAGTGATTCTTTGGACCAAGCTTTCAAAATCTGGAACGCGTCGCGCGGAGCATCAGGATTTCCAGAAGAGCCTGATGCGGATGTCTTACGGATTTATACAACGCGTCCCGACACATTATATGGTGCCACTTATATGGTTTTGGCGCCGGAACATCCATTTGTTGACCGCTTGACGACGGCTGATCAGAAACAAGCGGTGGAAACCTATCGCCATCAGGCAGCACTCAAAAGCGACCTTGATCGAACAGATTTGGCCAAGGAAAAGACGGGTGTTTTTACGGGAAGCTATGCGGTGAATCCGGTGAATGGTGCACAAATTCCGATTTGGATCGCCGATTACGTTTTAATCAGCTACGGCACAGGTGCCATCATGGCGGTCCCTGCACACGATTTGCGTGACTGGGAATTTGCCGTCGAGTTTAATTTACCTATTATTCCTGTAGTGGAACCCCCTGCTGGATATGAACCTTCGAAAGAAGAGTCGGCTTTAGAAGCAGACATCGAGGGAGCGAAACGGACTCCCTTTTCCGGTTTGGGAACGGCCATTCATTCTGGAGAATTTGATGGAATGAAGACCGCCGAATTCAAAAAGAAAATTACGGCCAATCTCGTTGATCAGGGACTTGGAAAAGGAGCTGTAAACTACCGTTTGCGCGATTGGCTCTTCAGTCGACAGCATTTCTGGGGCGAACCATTTCCCATCTGGCACGAACTCGACGCCGAGGGAAAGATCACCGGTTTGATGCGCCCCGATCCAGAAGAGAGCTTGCCTGTCGAGTTACCCGAATTGAAAGAATATAAGCCAGCAGGAACTCCGGATCCTCCACTTTCTGCGGCACCGGATGAGTGGTTATTTAAAACCGACTCCGATGGGACCCGTTTATACCGTGAGGTGAACAGCATGCCTCAATGGGCGGGCTCTTGCTGGTATTATTTGCGGTTTGCCGATCCCAAAAACAATGAGCACTTTGTCGATCCGGAGAATGAAAAGAACTGGTTACCCGTCGATCTTTATATCGGTGGTGGCGAGCACGCCGTTTTACATTTACTTTACGCGCGGTTCTGGCATCAGGTTTTATTCGATCGTGGTCACGTGACCTGCGCGGAACCATTCCAAAAGTTGGTCAACCAGGGCATGATTTTAGGCGATGTCGAATTGACTGGTTTTCAGACAGCCGATGGTGACTGGGTTTCTTCCAAAGCCGTTGAAGAGTCGGACGAATCTGAAACCAAGTGGATTGAGAAAACAACAAAAGATCCGATTATTGCTGTGAAGTTACAGTCCGATCAGGTGCAAAAGCAAGGAGAGGATTTCACACTGGTCGAAGACCCTACGATTTATGTGAGCAGCCGCGCTTATAAGATGTCGAAGTCACGCGGGAATGTGATCAACCCTGATTTTGTTGTCGAGCAGTATGGTGCCGATGCATTACGTATGTATGAAATGTTTATGGGGCCGTTGGAAGCGACAAAGCCCTGGAGTATGAGTGGCGTGGATGGCGTCTCCCGTTTTCTCGGTCGTGTCTGGCGATTGATGGTTGAAGAACGCGCGGAAGCTGTCACTTTAAGTGATGTCGTTTCCGATGATAAACCTTCCGAAGACCAGCTTCGTATTTTGCATAAAACGATCAAAGCGGTCACGGAAGACATTCAGAAATTGTCGTTCAACACGGCCATCAGTCGCATGATGGAATTCACGAATGCGATGGGACAGGAAAAGGTGCGCTCCAAAGCTGTCTTGTCTGACTTCGTGTTAATTCTTTCGCCGTTTGCCCCGCATATCGCGGAAGAACTCTGGAGTGTTCTCGGTCATACTGATTCATTGGCTTATCAACCGTGGCCGAACTATGATGAATCGTTATTGCAGGAATCGGTTGTCGAAATTCCGGTTCAGGTCAACGGAAAATTACGCGCCAAGATTTCAATTGCCGTTGATGCGGATCAAGCAACCATGCAACAAGCGGCCGAACAAGACGAAACCGTCGTACGGTTCCTGGAAGGGAAAACGGTTGTCAAAACCATCGTCGTGCCGGGTAGAATGGTGAATTTCGTTGTTAAATAA
- a CDS encoding SOS response-associated peptidase, translated as MNIIEFTENKRRQIEIMCARFFLFSPDEEIMKLFQMVRFPRISPRFNIAPSQPVLAITNSRNGFQVNHFQWGLIPGWSKDPASGQAMINARSETAATKPSFKGAFRYRRCLIPANGFYEWKSAGNRSKQAMCVRLKESPLFAMAGLWEQWQGPDGTELGTCSVLTTAANTLLESIHPRMPVILEPNQFNRWLGSERTPIPQLESLLQTFPAEEMEAFPVSSYVNKVAHDSPECIAPIQEQKTLF; from the coding sequence ATGAATATCATAGAGTTTACAGAAAACAAAAGAAGGCAAATTGAGATTATGTGTGCACGATTTTTCTTATTTTCGCCTGATGAAGAGATCATGAAATTATTCCAGATGGTACGATTTCCACGGATCTCTCCTCGTTTTAATATTGCTCCTTCACAGCCGGTTTTAGCAATCACCAACAGCCGGAATGGTTTTCAAGTAAACCATTTTCAGTGGGGTTTGATCCCCGGCTGGTCAAAAGATCCCGCCTCAGGACAGGCGATGATCAATGCGCGTTCGGAAACCGCTGCAACAAAACCGAGTTTCAAAGGCGCGTTTCGCTATCGCAGATGTCTCATTCCCGCGAATGGCTTTTACGAATGGAAGAGTGCGGGAAATCGTTCGAAACAGGCGATGTGTGTACGTTTGAAAGAGTCGCCTTTGTTTGCGATGGCTGGATTATGGGAGCAATGGCAGGGGCCCGATGGTACTGAATTAGGGACCTGCTCTGTGTTAACGACTGCGGCGAATACATTGTTAGAATCAATTCATCCCCGCATGCCCGTGATTCTGGAGCCAAATCAATTTAATCGTTGGCTGGGTTCAGAACGCACGCCCATTCCGCAGTTGGAGAGTTTGCTGCAGACTTTTCCAGCAGAGGAAATGGAGGCGTTTCCAGTCAGTTCCTATGTGAATAAAGTGGCCCATGATTCTCCTGAATGTATTGCACCGATCCAGGAACAGAAAACGTTGTTTTAG
- a CDS encoding aldo/keto reductase, whose product MPPLRNIGKTEIQITPIAMGCWPISGVTSVDVTEQASLATLNAALDSGINFFDTAYCYGYDGESEQLIAKALGDKRDQIVIATKGGIHWADRKQIRDASPARIKQECDESLKRLQTDRVELYYLHGPDPEIPVSESAGAFKELLEAGKILSVGVSNFTLEQLQEFAAVCPISAYQPRYNMLQRDIEQDRLPWCIENDVSVMVYWPLMKGLLAGKLPRDYQFAPEDGRRKYPMFHGEEWEKNQDFLDQLKILAEEYQRTIAQIVISWTIQQTGITCALCGAKRPEQIEENAQAMNFELTSSQLESIDHLIQQRGTIHS is encoded by the coding sequence ATGCCCCCCTTGCGAAATATTGGAAAGACGGAGATTCAAATTACCCCCATCGCGATGGGGTGCTGGCCGATTTCCGGAGTCACAAGCGTTGATGTCACCGAACAGGCAAGTCTGGCGACGTTAAATGCGGCCCTTGATTCCGGCATCAATTTTTTTGATACCGCTTATTGCTACGGCTATGATGGAGAAAGTGAGCAATTGATAGCAAAAGCACTAGGAGATAAACGAGACCAGATTGTAATCGCTACTAAAGGTGGCATCCATTGGGCTGACAGAAAGCAAATACGAGATGCATCACCAGCACGAATCAAACAGGAATGTGATGAAAGTCTGAAGCGACTGCAGACAGACCGAGTGGAACTTTACTACTTACATGGTCCCGATCCTGAAATTCCAGTAAGTGAATCAGCGGGTGCGTTCAAAGAATTACTGGAGGCCGGAAAAATTCTGTCTGTTGGGGTTTCAAATTTTACGCTGGAACAGCTTCAGGAATTTGCTGCTGTCTGTCCGATCTCTGCCTATCAACCGCGCTACAACATGTTACAGCGCGATATTGAACAAGACCGTTTGCCCTGGTGCATCGAGAACGATGTTTCTGTCATGGTTTATTGGCCTCTCATGAAAGGACTACTCGCTGGCAAACTCCCACGCGATTATCAGTTCGCTCCCGAAGATGGCAGACGAAAATATCCTATGTTTCATGGAGAAGAATGGGAAAAGAATCAGGACTTTCTCGACCAATTGAAAATATTAGCAGAAGAGTATCAACGCACAATCGCTCAAATTGTAATCAGTTGGACGATTCAGCAGACGGGCATCACGTGTGCGTTATGTGGCGCAAAGCGACCTGAGCAAATCGAAGAAAATGCACAAGCAATGAATTTTGAGCTAACATCTTCACAACTCGAATCAATTGACCACCTCATTCAACAACGTGGCACGATTCATTCCTGA